The Pangasianodon hypophthalmus isolate fPanHyp1 chromosome 2, fPanHyp1.pri, whole genome shotgun sequence genome window below encodes:
- the pde4ba gene encoding cAMP-specific 3',5'-cyclic phosphodiesterase 4B isoform X5: MPEANYLLSVSWGYIKFKRMLNRELTHLSEMSRSGNQVSEFISNTFLDKQNEVEIPPPTPKAREKKKKQQLMTQISGVKKVSHGPSLNSGITRFGVKTDKEELLSKELEDLNKWGLNIFTVSEYSNNRPLTCIMYAIFQERDLLKTFKIPTDTFVTYMMTLEDHYHLDVAYHNSLHAADVAQSTHILLSTPALDAVFTDLEILAAIFAAAIHDVDHPGVSNQFLINTNSELALMYNDESVLENHHLAVGFKLLQEENCDIFQNLTKKQRQSLRKMVIDMVLATDMSKHMSLLADLKTMVETKKVTSSGVLLLDNYTDRIQVLRNMVHCADLSNPTKSLELYRQWTDRIMEEFFHQGDRERERGMEISPMCDKHTASVEKSQVGFIDYIVHPLWETWADLVHPDAQDILDTLEDNRNWYQSMIPQSPSPPFYQPEKEGHVGGPVADKFQFELTLEEEDSEGTEKDEQSQGDEEEEEEEEAEEEDREEEMEPATTHIQIVTEDASPVDT, from the exons ATGCCCGAAGCGAACTACCTTCTCTCAGTCTCCTGGGGTTACATTAAG TTCAAGAGAATGCTGAACAGGGAGCTGACGCACCTTTCCGAGATGAGCAGATCTGGCAACCAGGTGTCAGAGTTCATCTCCAACACCTTCCTAG ACAAACAGAATGAGGTGGAGATTCCTCCTCCCACACCGAAAGCCcgggagaagaagaagaagcagcagctgATGACTCAGATCAGCGGTGTGAAGAAGGTGTCTCATGGGCCCAGCCTCAACAGCGGCATCACCCGCTTCGGTGTCAAAACCGACAAGGAAGAGCTGCTGTCTAAG GAATTAGAAGATCTGAACAAGTGGGGCCTGAATATCTTTACCGTGTCCGAATATTCCAACAATCGTCCTCTAACGTGCATCATGTATGCCATCTTCCAG GAACGAGACTTGCTCAAGACGTTTAAGATCCCAACAGACACATTTGTGACGTATATGATGACGCTGGAGGATCACTACCACTTGGATGTAGCTTACCACAACAGTCTTCATGCTGCTGATGTGGCCCAGTCCACGCATATTCTCCTCTCCACACCTGCACTAGAT GCAGTCTTTACTGATCTGGAGATCCTGGCTGCCATTTTTGCAGCAGCCATCCATGATGTGGATCATCCAGGTGTTTCCAACCAGTTCCTCATCAACACAA ACTCTGAGCTGGCTCTCATGTATAATGATGAGTCAGTGCTGGAGAACCACCACCTAGCTGTAGGCTTCAAGCTCCTTCAGGAGGAGAATTGTGATATCTTCCAGAACCTCACAAAGAAACAGAGGCAATCACTCAGGAAGATGGTCATCGACATG GTACTTGCCACAGATATGTCTAAACATATGAGCTTACTAGCCGACCTGAAGACGATGGTGGAGACAAAGAAAGTTACCAGTTCAGGGGTGCTGCTTCTGGACAACTACACGGACAGGATACAG GTTCTTCGAAATATGGTGCACTGTGCTGACCTGAGCAACCCCACCAAGTCTCTGGAGCTTTACCGACAGTGGACGGACCGCATCATGGAGGAGTTCTTCCACCAGGGCGACCGGGAGAGAGAGCGTGGCATGGAGATCAGCCCCATGTGcgacaaacacacagcttcCGTGGAAAAATCCCAG GTTGGTTTTATTGACTATATTGTCCACCCGCTGTGGGAGACCTGGGCTGACCTGGTCCACCCTGATGCGCAGGACATCCTGGACACACTGGAGGACAATCGGAACTGGTACCAGAGCATGATTCCTCAGAGTCCCTCTCCACCCTTCTACCAACCTGAAAAAGAGGGACATGTTGGCGGACCAGTGGCTGACAAGTTCCAATTTGAGCTCACCCTGGAGGAAGAGGACTCAGAAGGCACAGAAAAAGATGAACAGAGTCAGGgagatgaggaggaagaggaggaggaagaggcagAGGAGGAAGATCgagaggaggagatggagcCGGCAACCACACACATCCAGATCGTAACTGAAGACGCCTCACCAGTGGATACATAG